Genomic window (Caloranaerobacter sp. TR13):
TTCATCTGTTGGAATGGATAAAGTTATGATGAAATCAGTTTTTAAGTCATATGATTTACCAATGGTTGATTATATATGGTTTTATAGAAGTAGATGGGAAGATAAAGAAAAATTGATTGAAGAAATAGAAGATACATTAGGATATCCAGTTTTCGTGAAACCTGCTAATTTAGGTTCAAGTATTGGAATTTCTAAAGCTAACGATAGAGAAAGTTTAATAAAAGCGATAGAAGTAGCTATTAGATATGATAGAAAGATAATTGTAGAAAAAGGAGTAGAAAAACCTAGAGAAATAAACTGTTCAGTTATTGGATATGATGATAAATTAAAAACTTCAGTTTGTGAAGAACCTATTGGATGGAAAGAATTGTTATCATTTGAAGATAAGTATATTAAAAGCAATACTAAAGGAGTTAAAAATAGTAGAAGAATAATACCGGCAAATATACCTGATGATATTAAAGATAAAATAGAGGAATTAGCGAAAAAAGCTTTTATGGCAATAGACTGCAGAGGTATAGCAAGAATTGACTTTTTATTAGATGACAAAAATAATATATATGTAAATGAGATTAATACAATGCCTGGTTCAATAGCTTATTATCTATGGGAACCAAAGGGTATATCATTTAAAGAATTAATAAACCAGTTAATAGATATAGCAATAAAGAGTCATGATGAAAAAAATAAAAATATGTATTCTTATGATGTCAATTTGTTCAATAAAATAGATTTTCAAAATAAAAGTAGTAAAATATAACATTAATTATGATTGGGACTAATAACAGTCCCAATTATTTTTTTAGCTAGAAGTTATTAACCATTATTTGCTTAAATTAAATTTATAAGCAAATAAATGTGCTATAATATGGAATAGAAACAAATAAAGGTTGGTGTTTAAAATGAAATATTTGCATGATAATGCTAAAGCATTTTATTTTAAAGGAAATAATATTGGCTGTCTGCTAATTCATGGCTTTACAGGTTCTCCAGCAGAAATGAAGCTATTGGGAGAATTTCTTCATAAGCAAGGTTGTACAGTAAATGGTGTATTGCTTAAAGGACATGGAACTAAAGTAGAAGATATGGAGCAGACTACTTGGAAAGATTGGTTATCATCGGCAGAAGTAGAGTTAATAGATTTAAAGCATAAATGCGATAAGGTAGTCGTAATTGGATTATCGATGGGAGGTATTATAGCACTTAATTTAGCAGAAAGATTTAACATAGATGCAGTAGTAAGTATTGCAGCTCCTATAAAAATAACAAATAGAAAGGTGTATTTTGCAAGAGTAATTAAGTATTTTAAAAAATACATACTAAAACCTGAGAAAAAATTTGATGAAGATGTAAAAGATTATTGTATAAGTTATGATAGAACACCAGTAGCTTTAATTCCTCATCTATTAAAGTTAATTAGAATTACAAAGAGAAGATTTAAAAAAGTTAAAGCTCCAATACTTATAATCCAATCAAAAAATGACAAAACTGTAAGATATGAAAGTGCTGAATATATTTTAAAGAAAGTTGGTTCTCAGTTTAAAAAATTAGTATATTTAAAAGAAAGTGGGCATGTAGTGACTTTAGACTTAGAAAGAGAAAAAGTATTTACTGAAATTAAAAAATTTTTGGTTGAAATAAATTTATTAAAATTTTAAATAGGGGGTATTCTAATGAATAGAATAGAAGCTTTAAAACATGTAAAAGCTAATGTTAAAAATAAGAATTTAATTAAACATATGTTAGCTACAGAAGCAGTTATGAAAGGATTAGCTAGGAAACTAAAACAAGACGAAGTAAAATGGGGGATTGTAGGCCTACTACATGATATAGACTATGAAAAGACAGCTAAGAATCCAGAAAAACATAGTCTAATAGGTGCACAAATGTTAGAAGAGCTAGGTTATGATGATGATATAGTTTATGCAGTAAAGGTGCATAATGATATGCATGGTTTAAAGAGAAATAGTTTAATGGATAAAGCATTATATTCAAGTGATCCATTAACAGGGCTAATAGTTGCAGCAGCTTTAATATCACCTGAGAAGAAATTAAATAAAATTGATGAGAAATTTGTGTTAAATAGGTTTAAAGAAAAATCTTTTGCAAAAGGTGCAAATAGAGACCAAATTGCTGCTTGTAAAGAGATAGGTTTAGAATTAGAAGAATTTATTGAAATAGGTTTAAGTTCTATGCAAGAAATTTCGAAAGAATTAGAATTGTAATAGTTTGGAGGTTTGTATATTATGAGTACAAAAGAAAAAATTGTACAATTTATGCGAGAAGAAGCATATAAGCCAATGCTTAAAGAAGAGCTTGTGAGGATATTTGAAATTGCAGATAATGAAGTTAAAGATTTTTACAAACTACTAGATACAATGGAGAAAGAAGGTACAATCATTAAAACTAGAAATGACAGATATGGCGTACCTGAGCGTATGAATTTAGTTGTAGGTACTTTACAGGGACACCCTAGAGGATATGGTTTTGTAGTGCCTGACAATAAAGATATTAAAGATATTTTTATACCTTCACAAGATTTAAATGGAGCACTACATGGAGATAGAGTAGTAGCAAGAGTAATAAGTAGAGGCTTTGGAGGTAAAAGAGAAGAAGGGGAAATTATAAGGATACTTGAAAGAGCTAATAAGACAATAGTAGGGACATTTGAAAAGAGCAAACATTTTGGATTTGTGATTCCTGATGATAATAGGATAAGCATGGATGTATTTATTCCAAAGGCAGAAATAAATGGAGCTAAGACAAATCAAAAAGTTGTTGTTGAAATTACTAAATGGCCTGAAAAAAGGAGAAATCCTGAAGGTAGGATAATAGAAATATTAGGCTACAAAGGTGATGTAGGTACAGATATATTGGCAATAATTAAAAAATATGGTCTTACAGAGGAGTTTCCTGAAAAGGTTTTAAGGGAAGCTGATAGTATACCTGA
Coding sequences:
- a CDS encoding HDIG domain-containing metalloprotein; the encoded protein is MNRIEALKHVKANVKNKNLIKHMLATEAVMKGLARKLKQDEVKWGIVGLLHDIDYEKTAKNPEKHSLIGAQMLEELGYDDDIVYAVKVHNDMHGLKRNSLMDKALYSSDPLTGLIVAAALISPEKKLNKIDEKFVLNRFKEKSFAKGANRDQIAACKEIGLELEEFIEIGLSSMQEISKELEL
- a CDS encoding D-alanine--D-alanine ligase family protein translates to MKKRVGVIFGGRSVEHEVSVITGLQVVENIDKSKYEVIPIYIDKDGKWLVGDSLSKFENFKNKEFRNVKEVVLTPNYNNNKIYSHPEKTNLFSKKILETLDIIFPAVHGTNGEDGTLQGLFELMNIPYVGGSVLASSVGMDKVMMKSVFKSYDLPMVDYIWFYRSRWEDKEKLIEEIEDTLGYPVFVKPANLGSSIGISKANDRESLIKAIEVAIRYDRKIIVEKGVEKPREINCSVIGYDDKLKTSVCEEPIGWKELLSFEDKYIKSNTKGVKNSRRIIPANIPDDIKDKIEELAKKAFMAIDCRGIARIDFLLDDKNNIYVNEINTMPGSIAYYLWEPKGISFKELINQLIDIAIKSHDEKNKNMYSYDVNLFNKIDFQNKSSKI
- a CDS encoding carboxylesterase — encoded protein: MKYLHDNAKAFYFKGNNIGCLLIHGFTGSPAEMKLLGEFLHKQGCTVNGVLLKGHGTKVEDMEQTTWKDWLSSAEVELIDLKHKCDKVVVIGLSMGGIIALNLAERFNIDAVVSIAAPIKITNRKVYFARVIKYFKKYILKPEKKFDEDVKDYCISYDRTPVALIPHLLKLIRITKRRFKKVKAPILIIQSKNDKTVRYESAEYILKKVGSQFKKLVYLKESGHVVTLDLEREKVFTEIKKFLVEINLLKF